The DNA window GACGTGTTCCAGGCACAGGCGCCCGGCCGCACATCACGCACCAGCCCCATCTCGGTCGCCTTGTCACCGACGTGGACGCCGGACAGCGAACGGCTGCCCACCGACGTCGTCAAACCGTCCGAGAAGCGCAGCACATTGCCGGCGTCAAGACGCACCGCCACACCCGGCACCGTCCACGTCGCGTCACCACCGCCGCCGAGCAGCAGGCTCGAATCGTCGGTGACGGCCAGCAGCGAGTCACCGACCGGGGTGAGCGACTCGACCTGGGCGACGCTGTGCCGCCACAGCTCGCCGCCCTTCACCGCGTCGACGGCCACCACCTCGTCCTTGTCATGGTCGAACCCGGCCGTCTCGACGAAACAGAGCCGCGCCTCGCCGCACGGGGTGAGCTTGCTCAGCGAATCCGCCGGATCGGCCGTGTGCAGGGTGACCGGCTCACCCAGCTTCTCCAGGTCATAGGCGAAGATCCGCTTCGCGGTGCCGGACTCCTGGACGAACAGCCGCCCCTCGTGCGCAATCACCTCGTCGCTCGTGGACGCGACGCTGGGCCGGGTCCGCGCGACCTTCCCGGTACGGATGTCCCGCACACTCGCCGACCGATCACTGTTGATCTGCACGAACCGGTCGTCGTCCGACACGTTGGGCGAGAACGGCCGCCCCGCCGATCCGGCCGGCCCGGCGAGGTCGGCCTGCGTGGTCACGGTGACGACGGTGGTCGCGTCCGGGTCCTTCTCCTCCCACCGCACCCGCCCGTCAGCCAGGTCCAGCCCGAGCAGCCGCTCCTCCACCCGGTCGACGAGCACCATGGTGTCCGCTCCGATGTGCACCGCGTCGGAGGCCCCGAGCGGCCGATTCCACAGCTCCGCGCCGTCCTCGGCGCTCAGCAGCCGCATCTGCGCCTTACCGGTGCCGGACTCCAGCGCCGAGAACACCACCAGCGCCGACGGCAACGCGATCATCCGGTCCCAGAGCGCGGCCGTACCCACCGCCGGGTTTCTCCAGACCACCTCGCGACTGCCGGTGTCCACCGCAACCACCCCGAGCCGCCCGTCCGGGTCAGCGCTGGCGAAGTACGCCCGCTCCCCGATCACCTCCGCGTCCGACCAGGCCGAACCCACCGGAACCGCCGGCTCGAACCGCCCGATCTCCTCCACCGGATGGAAATCGATCGCCCGCACCCCCGGCCAGAACACCACCGCCGCCGCGGCCAGCCCCAGAACGACAACCCCGGCCAAAACCTTCCACCGGTACGACCGGACCACCGGCGCCTCACGTGTGACCCCGGGACTCCCCGGAATCGCCCACGTCGAGTCTCCCGCCCCGACCGGATAGGGCACCTGCCCACCGGCAGCAATCGCAGCCGCTTCCCCGGTAGCCCACGGATCCACCGGTTCGGCATACCGAGGCTCAGCGTGCGTGTCCGTGGGCGGCCCCTGATGCGGCGCAGTAGCCCCGTCGCCGCCACCGGTGTCGTTCTCCCCCGGAGCCGCCATGCCGTCCCCTCCCCAACACCCCACACCGGCCCGTCATGCTACCGACCCCCACCCCACCAGCCCCGCCTCCGCAGCACGCCCGCCTCACCCCTCCGTCCTCGGAGCCGCCACCAGCGCCCGCCAAGGCCTCTCAACCACCTCCCCGGCGCCCTCCCCGCCGCTGCAGACTCCTAACCACCCTCGCCAGCCCTCTCCCCGCCACTGCAGGCACCCCAACAGCCCTCACCACCAGCCGGACCAGCCGGACCGGCTGGCCCTCAGCGCACCGTGGACAGCACTGGCGACCCGGCGGCGCGAGGCAGCCAGCCGTAGCCGAGGCCCGTTTCCCGGCCGCACAACCCGCGCTGGCTACGGCCGAGCCCACCGCGCCGTAGCCCGCGCAGGCAAAACCCGCTCGTGACCTGCGTGGGCTACGGCTCGGTTGGGCGGCGAGCACCGAGCCGCGGGCTACGGGCTGCAGGGGCGCGGACCAGCGCGCGGACAGCGGACCGACGCGGCGGACAACGGACCGGGACGGCGGACGACAACGGACCCGGGCAGCGGACAGCGGACCCGGGACGGCGGGTGGGCTGCCGCAAGGGGACTGATAGGAAGAGGGCGCAACCACTCACGCACGCCGCGCGGGCTGATGGCGCGCGTTCTGGGCGCGCCAGCGCCCAGCGTGCCGGCCCGCGCACCTCGGCGGGAGCGACGGTCTGCACCCACCACCCCGCTGCGACATCGGTCTTTGAAGATGTCTGCTGGCTATCGTGGCGCTATGCGCATCGAACGAGTGACCGTCGCGGCCGAGGTTCACCGAGCGGCCGACCTCTTTGATGCGCCGCCGCTGGAGGGTGCCACCCAGCGGTTCTTGGACGATCCGACGCACCATCTGCTGCTCGCCTATGACGACGGGGATCGGCCGGTCGGGATGATCAGTGGGGTGGAGACCACGCATCCGGACAAAGGGACCGAAATGCTGGTGTACGAGTTGGGTGTCGCTCCCGTGGCGCGGCTGCAGGGGGTCGGGGCGGCGCTGGTGGAGGCGCTGGCGGCGCTGGCTCGGGCGAACGGCTGCTACGGCATGTGGGTGGCGACCGAGTCGGACAACAAGGCTGCTCTCGCCACCTATCGCCGGGCGGGCGCGTGCGAGGAGATGACGTTCACGATGCTGAGCTGGGATTTGAGCTAGGGCGGTCGGAGGCGGGCCAGACGTAGGGCAGATCGTCGGGCACGTCGTCGCCGAACAGCGGGCGGT is part of the Actinoplanes missouriensis 431 genome and encodes:
- a CDS encoding GNAT family N-acetyltransferase, yielding MRIERVTVAAEVHRAADLFDAPPLEGATQRFLDDPTHHLLLAYDDGDRPVGMISGVETTHPDKGTEMLVYELGVAPVARLQGVGAALVEALAALARANGCYGMWVATESDNKAALATYRRAGACEEMTFTMLSWDLS
- a CDS encoding outer membrane protein assembly factor BamB family protein, which gives rise to MAGVVVLGLAAAAVVFWPGVRAIDFHPVEEIGRFEPAVPVGSAWSDAEVIGERAYFASADPDGRLGVVAVDTGSREVVWRNPAVGTAALWDRMIALPSALVVFSALESGTGKAQMRLLSAEDGAELWNRPLGASDAVHIGADTMVLVDRVEERLLGLDLADGRVRWEEKDPDATTVVTVTTQADLAGPAGSAGRPFSPNVSDDDRFVQINSDRSASVRDIRTGKVARTRPSVASTSDEVIAHEGRLFVQESGTAKRIFAYDLEKLGEPVTLHTADPADSLSKLTPCGEARLCFVETAGFDHDKDEVVAVDAVKGGELWRHSVAQVESLTPVGDSLLAVTDDSSLLLGGGGDATWTVPGVAVRLDAGNVLRFSDGLTTSVGSRSLSGVHVGDKATEMGLVRDVRPGACAWNTSVLACVGETDFALYSFA